The genomic DNA AGCAATGGCCTTCCACTGGCACCTCCGACAGCGAAGTTTCTCGCAATGGGCGTGACTGGTGGATTGAAACCAGCGTTAGCGAAGGTCCTTACCCTGATACCCGGCGTGTAGATATTGAGGTCGGGCCGCTACTGCAGGGCGATGAGAAGGGTGGCATGGCCTACCGTCTGGCAAGTCTGATCGGCAAGCCTGCCTCATAATGCCAGGGCGCAACACGATCAAGGGATTCACACTGCTGGAGATGGTTGTCACCATCGCCATTTTCGCCTTTATCTATGTATGGGTGGCCAGTTTTCTCGGTAGCGCCCTGCAAGGTCGTGAGCAGCTCAACACCAACGCCGGCATCATGGAGCGCAACCAGCGCGCCATTACCTACCTGACTCTGGATTTCGAGCAACTGATCAGCCGTCCGGTCAGGGATCCCTACGGGGACCCGCAACCTGCCATTGTTGGCCGTGACAACTATGTGGAATTTACCCGCCTGGGCTGGTCCAATCCCTTCGGCCTGCGCCAGCGCAGTGAAATGCAGCGGGTTATCTATGCCCTGGAAGATGGCAAGCTCTATCGTCGTTACTGGCCGGTACTGGATACCAATGTGGCCACCGAGTATCAACAAGACGTTCTTATCGACAAGGTCGCCCGGTTTACTGTGCGCTATCTGGATCGTACCCCGCAGGGCGAGTGGCAGTGGCTCGAACTCTGGCCGGATGTGGCGCTGGCAGCGGTGCCTGTCTGGCAGCAGCGGCTACCGAAAAGCATTGAGGTGGAAATTGAGCTGGAAGATGGCGACATCATTCATCGTTTCTACCGCACGGTGGTGAATCCATGGTCCTGACGGCGAAAGGAAAGCAGCAGGGTGTGGCTTTGATCATCGTGTTGATGCTGTTCGCGATTCTCACCACCATTACCCTGGAAATCGTTTTCCGCCAGGACCGTTTTCTGACCCGGGCGGACAACCTGCTGCAGTGGGACAAGCGCTACCAATACGCCATGGCGGCGGAAGTGGTGGCCCAGCAGGGCTTGATTGACGATCTGGATGATGATCGCAATAACAATGCCATGGTGGATGACTGTGTGGAGGAACAGTGGGCAGTTCAATTGCCTCCCACACCCTATGACGATGCCATGCTCAGTGCCAGCGTTCAGGACCTGCAGGGACGATTTAACCTGAACTGGCTGATCACTGCTTCCGGTGACCAGTTTGTCCGCAATCCTCGAGCCATCTCACAGCTGACTCGTCTCATCGAGCAGACATTCCCTGGTGAAGCCAATGCCAGCCGGCTGGCCAATGAAATGGCCGACTGGCTGGATAGCAATAACATTGTTGATAGTGTGGAGGGTGCGGAGGATCCGGAATACCGCAATCGCCGAACACCCAATATGCCGGCAGCCCATGAGTCCGAGTTGCGGGCATTGCTCAGTTTCCGGGTGGCGGATCAGCCCTCCGAACCCATGGTGTGGGGATTGTTCACGGCCTTGCCGCTGGGCACTACCTTGAATGTGAACACCGCGCCGCCACAGGTGCTCGATGCCGTGATTGGCGATGTGGCAGGTGCCGCTGCAGTGCAGGCAGTGCTTGAGGCTCGCCAGGAGAAACCACTCACAGCGATCAGTGAAGTGATGCAGCTTGGCCCGCTCAATGGCCTTTCCGCCGATGAAAAGAACGATCTTGCCAGTTTATTGGGTGTCAGCAGCGAGTATTTTCAGGTAATGGTAGACGTGGAGGTGGATGGCCAACTCAGTCGCCTGGTAAGTCGGCTCCATCGGGCCAGCGGCCAGGGGGAAACAACCTCCGTGTTCAGTCGCCAGGTCAGTCCTCTGCTGACGCCACTCGAACCGGCGTGTAATCCCTTCTACAATGGTGACGGTACCTGACAAAAGCCAGATGTAGCCCCGCAATTGTGTGGCACATGCTGAAGAATAATGATGGAAGGACGAATTAGCGTGGCAGATGCTCCCTTGATTTACCTTGCCGGTGCCGGTGAAACCCAATGGCAGCTGGACAGTCCGGTGCTGTACCAGTCCCGCAACGGTGAAACCGTGCAATGGCTAGCGCTGGGTGAGGCGCTGGCTGCCTGTCAGGGCAGCAAAGTCGCTGTTGTTGTCAGTGTCTCCTGTGCAAGGCTGACCCATGTCACTCTCAGCCGCAAACAGGCGCGCCACCTCCAGCGCGTGCTTCCTTATTTGCTGGAAGAGCAACTGCTCGATAATCCGGATGACCTCTGGTTTGTTTCCCGCAAGGGGAATGGCGACGACTATCAGGTGTCGGCGGTGCGACGCGAACTGATCACCAGCCTGAAGCAATGGGCGGGGGAGGCCGGTGCCCAGCTGGCCTCGTTACAGGTCGATGCGGACTGCCTGCAGGCCATGCTGCCGTTAACTGCAGACCTGGGGAATGACCAGCAACTGTTGTTAATTGATCGGGAGCAGGGTCTGGTCATCGACGAAGACCAGCAGGAAGCGTTTGCCCCCCTGTTGGGTGACAGCCTGGATCAGGCCCGTGATGTCGACCTGCAAACCCTGTTTGCCGACCTGCGCCATCGCCATGGCCAGGAGCTGCTTACCGGTCCCTATATGCCGCGCCAGACCCGCAGGGAAAGTGCGCTGCTTGGCCCCTGGCGTCCGGTTGCCTATCTGGCCGCGGCCGTGTTCCTGGTTGCTGTCGTGGCTGTCTGGGTCCAGCAATGGCGTTACCAGCAGGCGGCGGATGCCGCCCTGGCGCAAGCCAAGGACCGTTATGAGCAGCTGTTCCCCGGTGACAAGGCAACTTCCGCCCTGAATCGTCAGTTTCAGGGGCGCCTGGCGCGTCTTGGGGGTGGCAGCGATGGCGGTGGTGCCGCTTTTTTCCCGCTGCTTGCACCAGTGGCCAAGGTGCTCAAGGAGATGAAGGTAGAGCCCAAACGGCTCCAGTATGACCAACGCCAGAATGTGTTACTGGTGGATGTTGGTGCCA from Alcanivorax sp. includes the following:
- the gspI gene encoding type II secretion system minor pseudopilin GspI; the protein is MSRVQRGFTLVEVLVAVSILALVMVTLGQSMGATARAYTNINETHLGFLVASDKLVEMQVYQQWPSTGTSDSEVSRNGRDWWIETSVSEGPYPDTRRVDIEVGPLLQGDEKGGMAYRLASLIGKPAS
- the gspJ gene encoding type II secretion system minor pseudopilin GspJ, with amino-acid sequence MPGRNTIKGFTLLEMVVTIAIFAFIYVWVASFLGSALQGREQLNTNAGIMERNQRAITYLTLDFEQLISRPVRDPYGDPQPAIVGRDNYVEFTRLGWSNPFGLRQRSEMQRVIYALEDGKLYRRYWPVLDTNVATEYQQDVLIDKVARFTVRYLDRTPQGEWQWLELWPDVALAAVPVWQQRLPKSIEVEIELEDGDIIHRFYRTVVNPWS
- the gspK gene encoding type II secretion system minor pseudopilin GspK, whose translation is MVLTAKGKQQGVALIIVLMLFAILTTITLEIVFRQDRFLTRADNLLQWDKRYQYAMAAEVVAQQGLIDDLDDDRNNNAMVDDCVEEQWAVQLPPTPYDDAMLSASVQDLQGRFNLNWLITASGDQFVRNPRAISQLTRLIEQTFPGEANASRLANEMADWLDSNNIVDSVEGAEDPEYRNRRTPNMPAAHESELRALLSFRVADQPSEPMVWGLFTALPLGTTLNVNTAPPQVLDAVIGDVAGAAAVQAVLEARQEKPLTAISEVMQLGPLNGLSADEKNDLASLLGVSSEYFQVMVDVEVDGQLSRLVSRLHRASGQGETTSVFSRQVSPLLTPLEPACNPFYNGDGT
- the gspL gene encoding type II secretion system protein GspL, translated to MADAPLIYLAGAGETQWQLDSPVLYQSRNGETVQWLALGEALAACQGSKVAVVVSVSCARLTHVTLSRKQARHLQRVLPYLLEEQLLDNPDDLWFVSRKGNGDDYQVSAVRRELITSLKQWAGEAGAQLASLQVDADCLQAMLPLTADLGNDQQLLLIDREQGLVIDEDQQEAFAPLLGDSLDQARDVDLQTLFADLRHRHGQELLTGPYMPRQTRRESALLGPWRPVAYLAAAVFLVAVVAVWVQQWRYQQAADAALAQAKDRYEQLFPGDKATSALNRQFQGRLARLGGGSDGGGAAFFPLLAPVAKVLKEMKVEPKRLQYDQRQNVLLVDVGAKDYAQLEALQNAIRKQGGNASIANYRNGAQGVSARIKVEQPG